TCAAGACGAATCTTCGGACGAGTCGACGGCGAATACGCACGCAGCCGACGCCGCCACCGATCCGCGCCGGCGAGCCATCCTCGAGTATCTCTCGGCACAAGCAGAGACGGAGTCAGTGCCAATTGCAGACCTCGCAGACCACCTGCTGTCGACGGACCACGCAGACGAGCGCGGGACGCTTGCGGCCTGTGGTGACGCACTGATCGGTACCAAACGCCGCATCCGCATCTCACTGCGCCATCACCACGTCCCGAAACTGGTCGAAGCCGGTCTCC
The nucleotide sequence above comes from Natronolimnobius baerhuensis. Encoded proteins:
- a CDS encoding DUF7344 domain-containing protein, with protein sequence MSDPESLTPMSGTASDAQDESSDESTANTHAADAATDPRRRAILEYLSAQAETESVPIADLADHLLSTDHADERGTLAACGDALIGTKRRIRISLRHHHVPKLVEAGLLEFDLERNTVSLQAAGSDHVA